GCCGAGCGCGACTGAGTCTCGACGTCGACGCCGGGGTGTCCGCCAGGTGCGGCCCCCGGCGTCTCGCGTCGCCACCCCCTGCGGCGGAGTAGGGCCACGGGTGGGCGGTGACCCCGGTTTGGGCCGGGGTGGGCGGATGGGTTAACCTTGCTCGTCGCTTGCGGGGCTATAGCTCAGTCGGTTAGAGCGCAGAGCTGATAACTCTGAGGTCGCTGGTTCGATTCCAGCTAGCCCCACCGCACGTCCTCCGACATCAGTCGAGCGCTAGGGGTCGCCCCATGGTGAAGAAGCTTCTTTTCGTCGTCGGCATCGTCGGCGTGGCGGCCTTGGTTGCCAAGCGGGTCAAGGACTCCAATGACGAGCGCGCCCTCTGGCACGA
Above is a window of Micromonospora yangpuensis DNA encoding:
- a CDS encoding DLW-39 family protein — protein: MVKKLLFVVGIVGVAALVAKRVKDSNDERALWHEATTAPDLR